From one Triticum urartu cultivar G1812 chromosome 3, Tu2.1, whole genome shotgun sequence genomic stretch:
- the LOC125546064 gene encoding protein IRON-RELATED TRANSCRIPTION FACTOR 2-like isoform X2, producing MGHQHQIFEDPFASSISSLEADIFSVAAGHHHPQWPGLDHDVPLAPAANNGTSSGGYGSPGGGDGSGSHRKISHNAYERDRRKQLNELYSDLRSLLPDTDHTKKLSIPITVSRVLKYIPELQKQVDGLEKKKEELTRANCKPGVLTMKENMAPIVSATCLDDREIMVQVSLVSTMAGVLPMSKCIKVLENEGLRLISSSTSAFHNRTFYSLHLQRVYTTTEVSTFIGDQSLHPWQRARPRSLYFSHLFGFLDMKNKALGWTRLLLLPPNSAREPNGR from the exons ATGGGGCACCAGCACCAGATATTCGAAGACCCGTTCGCGAGCAGCATATCGTCGCTGGAGGCGGACATCTTCTCCGTCGCCGCCGGCCACCACCATCCGCAGTGGCCGGGCCTCGACCACGACGTCCCGTTGGCGCCGGCTGCCAACAACGGCACATCGTCCGGCGGCTACGGCTCCCCCGGTGGCGGCGACGGCTCGGGCTCCCACCGCAAGATCAGCCACAACGCGTACGAGCGCGACCGCCGCAAGCAGCTCAACGAGCTCTACTCCGACCTCCGCTCCCTCCTCCCCGACACCGATCACACG AAGAAACTGAGCATTCCGATCACGGTGTCGCGGGTGCTCAAGTACATCCCGGAGCTGCAGAAGCAGGTGGACGGActggagaagaagaaggaggagctgaCGCGCGCCAACTGCAAGCCCGGCGTGCTGACCATGAAGGAGAACATGGCTCCGATCGTGTCCGCCACCTGCCTCGATGACAGAGAAATCATGGTCCAGGTCAGCCTAGTGAGCACCATGGCCGGAGTTCTGCCCATGTCCAAGTGCATCAAGGTGCTGGAGAACGAAGGCCTACGCCTCATCAGCTCGTCGACTTCCGCGTTTCACAACAGGACGTTCTATAGCCTCCATCTTCAG AGGGTTTATACTACTACCGAAGTGTCAACATTCATTGGTGATCAATCTTTACACCCTTGGCAAAGAGCACGACCGAGGTCCCTCTATTTCAGTCATTTGTTTGGTTTTTTGGACATGAAGAACAAAGCACTTGGGTGGACGAGGTTGTTGCTTCTTCCTCCTAATTCAGCCAG AGAACCCAACGGACGATGA
- the LOC125546064 gene encoding protein IRON-RELATED TRANSCRIPTION FACTOR 2-like isoform X1, translating into MGHQHQIFEDPFASSISSLEADIFSVAAGHHHPQWPGLDHDVPLAPAANNGTSSGGYGSPGGGDGSGSHRKISHNAYERDRRKQLNELYSDLRSLLPDTDHTKKLSIPITVSRVLKYIPELQKQVDGLEKKKEELTRANCKPGVLTMKENMAPIVSATCLDDREIMVQVSLVSTMAGVLPMSKCIKVLENEGLRLISSSTSAFHNRTFYSLHLQRVYTTTEVSTFIGDQSLHPWQRARPRSLYFSHLFGFLDMKNKALGWTRLLLLPPNSARPALDGFRCPNIMVRTHAGGLQVGVGDALT; encoded by the exons ATGGGGCACCAGCACCAGATATTCGAAGACCCGTTCGCGAGCAGCATATCGTCGCTGGAGGCGGACATCTTCTCCGTCGCCGCCGGCCACCACCATCCGCAGTGGCCGGGCCTCGACCACGACGTCCCGTTGGCGCCGGCTGCCAACAACGGCACATCGTCCGGCGGCTACGGCTCCCCCGGTGGCGGCGACGGCTCGGGCTCCCACCGCAAGATCAGCCACAACGCGTACGAGCGCGACCGCCGCAAGCAGCTCAACGAGCTCTACTCCGACCTCCGCTCCCTCCTCCCCGACACCGATCACACG AAGAAACTGAGCATTCCGATCACGGTGTCGCGGGTGCTCAAGTACATCCCGGAGCTGCAGAAGCAGGTGGACGGActggagaagaagaaggaggagctgaCGCGCGCCAACTGCAAGCCCGGCGTGCTGACCATGAAGGAGAACATGGCTCCGATCGTGTCCGCCACCTGCCTCGATGACAGAGAAATCATGGTCCAGGTCAGCCTAGTGAGCACCATGGCCGGAGTTCTGCCCATGTCCAAGTGCATCAAGGTGCTGGAGAACGAAGGCCTACGCCTCATCAGCTCGTCGACTTCCGCGTTTCACAACAGGACGTTCTATAGCCTCCATCTTCAG AGGGTTTATACTACTACCGAAGTGTCAACATTCATTGGTGATCAATCTTTACACCCTTGGCAAAGAGCACGACCGAGGTCCCTCTATTTCAGTCATTTGTTTGGTTTTTTGGACATGAAGAACAAAGCACTTGGGTGGACGAGGTTGTTGCTTCTTCCTCCTAATTCAGCCAG GCCCGCGCTGGATGGCTTCCGCTGTCCAAACATCATGGTCCGGACGCATGCAGGAGGTTTGCAGGtcggcgttggagatgcccttacatGA
- the LOC125546064 gene encoding protein IRON-RELATED TRANSCRIPTION FACTOR 2-like isoform X5 produces MGHQHQIFEDPFASSISSLEADIFSVAAGHHHPQWPGLDHDVPLAPAANNGTSSGGYGSPGGGDGSGSHRKISHNAYERDRRKQLNELYSDLRSLLPDTDHTKKLSIPITVSRVLKYIPELQKQVDGLEKKKEELTRANCKPGVLTMKENMAPIVSATCLDDREIMVQVSLVSTMAGVLPMSKCIKVLENEGLRLISSSTSAFHNRTFYSLHLQARAGWLPLSKHHGPDACRRFAGRRWRCPYMKR; encoded by the exons ATGGGGCACCAGCACCAGATATTCGAAGACCCGTTCGCGAGCAGCATATCGTCGCTGGAGGCGGACATCTTCTCCGTCGCCGCCGGCCACCACCATCCGCAGTGGCCGGGCCTCGACCACGACGTCCCGTTGGCGCCGGCTGCCAACAACGGCACATCGTCCGGCGGCTACGGCTCCCCCGGTGGCGGCGACGGCTCGGGCTCCCACCGCAAGATCAGCCACAACGCGTACGAGCGCGACCGCCGCAAGCAGCTCAACGAGCTCTACTCCGACCTCCGCTCCCTCCTCCCCGACACCGATCACACG AAGAAACTGAGCATTCCGATCACGGTGTCGCGGGTGCTCAAGTACATCCCGGAGCTGCAGAAGCAGGTGGACGGActggagaagaagaaggaggagctgaCGCGCGCCAACTGCAAGCCCGGCGTGCTGACCATGAAGGAGAACATGGCTCCGATCGTGTCCGCCACCTGCCTCGATGACAGAGAAATCATGGTCCAGGTCAGCCTAGTGAGCACCATGGCCGGAGTTCTGCCCATGTCCAAGTGCATCAAGGTGCTGGAGAACGAAGGCCTACGCCTCATCAGCTCGTCGACTTCCGCGTTTCACAACAGGACGTTCTATAGCCTCCATCTTCAG GCCCGCGCTGGATGGCTTCCGCTGTCCAAACATCATGGTCCGGACGCATGCAGGAGGTTTGCAGGtcggcgttggagatgcccttacatGAAGCGATGA
- the LOC125546064 gene encoding protein IRON-RELATED TRANSCRIPTION FACTOR 2-like isoform X4, whose protein sequence is MGHQHQIFEDPFASSISSLEADIFSVAAGHHHPQWPGLDHDVPLAPAANNGTSSGGYGSPGGGDGSGSHRKISHNAYERDRRKQLNELYSDLRSLLPDTDHTKKLSIPITVSRVLKYIPELQKQVDGLEKKKEELTRANCKPGVLTMKENMAPIVSATCLDDREIMVQVSLVSTMAGVLPMSKCIKVLENEGLRLISSSTSAFHNRTFYSLHLQRTQRTMSKECPAFCEELENALTQKAGLRLHHHQ, encoded by the exons ATGGGGCACCAGCACCAGATATTCGAAGACCCGTTCGCGAGCAGCATATCGTCGCTGGAGGCGGACATCTTCTCCGTCGCCGCCGGCCACCACCATCCGCAGTGGCCGGGCCTCGACCACGACGTCCCGTTGGCGCCGGCTGCCAACAACGGCACATCGTCCGGCGGCTACGGCTCCCCCGGTGGCGGCGACGGCTCGGGCTCCCACCGCAAGATCAGCCACAACGCGTACGAGCGCGACCGCCGCAAGCAGCTCAACGAGCTCTACTCCGACCTCCGCTCCCTCCTCCCCGACACCGATCACACG AAGAAACTGAGCATTCCGATCACGGTGTCGCGGGTGCTCAAGTACATCCCGGAGCTGCAGAAGCAGGTGGACGGActggagaagaagaaggaggagctgaCGCGCGCCAACTGCAAGCCCGGCGTGCTGACCATGAAGGAGAACATGGCTCCGATCGTGTCCGCCACCTGCCTCGATGACAGAGAAATCATGGTCCAGGTCAGCCTAGTGAGCACCATGGCCGGAGTTCTGCCCATGTCCAAGTGCATCAAGGTGCTGGAGAACGAAGGCCTACGCCTCATCAGCTCGTCGACTTCCGCGTTTCACAACAGGACGTTCTATAGCCTCCATCTTCAG AGAACCCAACGGACGATGAGCAAGGAGTGTCCGGCATTTTGTGAAGAACTGGAGAACGCCCTGACGCAAAAGGCAGGACTACGTCTACATCACCACCAGTAG
- the LOC125546064 gene encoding protein IRON-RELATED TRANSCRIPTION FACTOR 2-like isoform X3 translates to MGHQHQIFEDPFASSISSLEADIFSVAAGHHHPQWPGLDHDVPLAPAANNGTSSGGYGSPGGGDGSGSHRKISHNAYERDRRKQLNELYSDLRSLLPDTDHTKKLSIPITVSRVLKYIPELQKQVDGLEKKKEELTRANCKPGVLTMKENMAPIVSATCLDDREIMVQVSLVSTMAGVLPMSKCIKVLENEGLRLISSSTSAFHNRTFYSLHLQFAGKIASVPHRGPLQARAGWLPLSKHHGPDACRRFAGRRWRCPYMKR, encoded by the exons ATGGGGCACCAGCACCAGATATTCGAAGACCCGTTCGCGAGCAGCATATCGTCGCTGGAGGCGGACATCTTCTCCGTCGCCGCCGGCCACCACCATCCGCAGTGGCCGGGCCTCGACCACGACGTCCCGTTGGCGCCGGCTGCCAACAACGGCACATCGTCCGGCGGCTACGGCTCCCCCGGTGGCGGCGACGGCTCGGGCTCCCACCGCAAGATCAGCCACAACGCGTACGAGCGCGACCGCCGCAAGCAGCTCAACGAGCTCTACTCCGACCTCCGCTCCCTCCTCCCCGACACCGATCACACG AAGAAACTGAGCATTCCGATCACGGTGTCGCGGGTGCTCAAGTACATCCCGGAGCTGCAGAAGCAGGTGGACGGActggagaagaagaaggaggagctgaCGCGCGCCAACTGCAAGCCCGGCGTGCTGACCATGAAGGAGAACATGGCTCCGATCGTGTCCGCCACCTGCCTCGATGACAGAGAAATCATGGTCCAGGTCAGCCTAGTGAGCACCATGGCCGGAGTTCTGCCCATGTCCAAGTGCATCAAGGTGCTGGAGAACGAAGGCCTACGCCTCATCAGCTCGTCGACTTCCGCGTTTCACAACAGGACGTTCTATAGCCTCCATCTTCAG TTTGCGGGAAAAATCGCGTCCGTACCGCACCGCGGACCGCTACAGGCCCGCGCTGGATGGCTTCCGCTGTCCAAACATCATGGTCCGGACGCATGCAGGAGGTTTGCAGGtcggcgttggagatgcccttacatGAAGCGATGA
- the LOC125546065 gene encoding uncharacterized protein LOC125546065 — MEPARYRYVPDHVGGGGGLEDDDGEESGGGCFLDVYVHGARGIHNICIYADQDVYARFSLTSSPGHAPALSTRVAARGGASPRFDERLPPLRVRRGRLGTDALKCEVLMRSCAESVLEDQLLGFTLVPLAQVAATDGAEMERREFSLSSTDLTHSPAGTVSLSLALRSGGGDPCIAGPSDRAAAEPSITSEVVILEPPAPPVDYLGIEFPDLNTAKENDDMAVQYLPFLHLGVAPFDAMEMVTSPRGENSMPVCSDGSKNASTTTTTSDDRAIDVSSSAATEKPHRHDGAHEATVSAPMCSGAPDTPTSNGGAASGKEKVGVFKSPMATGDVIDMEAEQSAMQRQIMEMYVKSMQQFTESLGAMKLPMELDGDGGAGVVVQRDEKKPEAEARKDGARVFYGSRAFF, encoded by the coding sequence ATGGAGCCTGCCAGATACCGGTACGTGCCGGATCATGTCGGGGGCGGCGGAGGGTTGGAGGACGACGACGGCGAGGAGAGTGGCGGCGGGTGCTTCTTGGACGTGTACGTGCACGGCGCGCGCGGCATCCACAACATCTGCATCTACGCGGACCAGGACGTGTACGCGCGCTTCTCGCTCACGTCCAGCCCGGGGCACGCGCCGGCGCTCTCCACGCGCGTGGCTGCCAGGGGCGGCGCCAGCCCGCGCTTCGACGAGCGCCTTCCGCCGTTGCGCGTCCGTCGGGGCAGGCTCGGCACCGACGCGCTCAAGTGCGAAGTGTTGATGCGGAGCTGCGCCGAGAGCGTCCTCGAGGACCAGCTCCTCGGGTTCACGCTCGTGCCGCTCGCCCAAGTCGCGGCCACCGACGGCGCGGAGATGGAGCGGCGGGAGTTCTCCCTGTCGTCCACGGATCTCACCCACTCGCCCGCCGGCACGGTGAGCCTGTCCCTCGCCCTCCGCTCCGGCGGAGGCGACCCGTGCATCGCGGGGCCATCGGACCGCGCCGCGGCGGAGCCGTCGATCACGTCGGAGGTGGTCATCCTCGAGCCCCCAGCGCCGCCGGTGGACTACCTAGGTATCGAGTTTCCTGACCTCAACACAGCCAAAGAGAACGACGACATGGCCGTCCAGTACCTGCCGTTCTTGCACCTCGGGGTGGCGCCGTTTGACGCCATGGAGATGGTCACGAGCCCACGCGGCGAGAATTCGATGCCGGTGTGCTCAGACGGAAGCAAGAACGCCTCGACGACCACCACGACCAGCGACGACAGGGCGATCGATGTCTCCTCCTCGGCGGCGACAGAGAAGCCGCATCGGCACGACGGCGCCCACGAGGCCACCGTGTCGGCACCGATGTGCAGCGGCGCGCCGGACACGCCAACGTCCAACGGAGGGGCGGCGTCTGGCAAGGAGAAGGTCGGCGTTTTCAAGTCTCCCATGGCCACGGGCGACGTCATCGACATGGAGGCGGAACAGAGCGCGATGCAGCGGCAGATCATGGAGATGTACGTGAAGAGCATGCAGCAGTTCACCGAGTCGCTGGGCGCGATGAAGCTGCCGATGGAGCTCGATGGAGACGGCGGCGCCGGGGTGGTCGTCCAGAGGGACGAGAAGAAGCCGGAGGCAGAGGCGAGGAAGGACGGGGCGAGGGTGTTCTACGGAAGCAGAGCATTCTTCTGA